Genomic DNA from Caldicellulosiruptor hydrothermalis 108:
AAGCTTTGTAGAAGGTGTGAAAGATGGACTTAGGATTTCAATAAAGATATTCCCAAACGTTTTTGCACTGATTGTGGCTGTTGAGCTTTTCACAAAGACAGGGGTTCTGGATATCCTGCAAAAGTTCTTGTCTCCTGTATTGAGCTTTTTTGGGATATACAAAGAAGCGCTTGGTCTTATTATCATAAAACCGTTTTCTGGCAGTAGCAGCTTTGCAGTGCTGCGAGACATCTTCGAAAAGTACGGTGTTGACTCTGACATAGGCATATATTCTTCTATAATATGCGCATCAACAGAGACACTCTTTTACGTCATCACCACATACCTTGCAGCAACCAATGTAAAAAAGACAAGGTATCTGATACCGGTAGCGATAGCTGTAGATTTTCTGGTTTTAATCATCGCAGCCATGATAGTAAGGATGAGTATATAAAAAATGAAAAGCCACAGGCAAGACTGCCCGCGGCCATTTGAAAGTATTTCAAATTTTCAGGCAACACCCTGGACAAACTTTTTTGCAAGCTCTGCAGCAGATGCCGCATCAGGTGCATACCCGTCAGCTCCGATGCTCTTTGCAAAGCTCTCTGTCACAGGTGCACCACCAACTATCACCTTTACCTTATCGCGCAAACCTTGCTCTTGTAGCTTTTCAATTGTTGTTTTCATGTTTGGCATAGTTGTTGTAAGCAGTGCTGACATTGCAACAACCTGTGGGTTGTGGGTTTTTACAGCCTCACAGAACTTCTCGGGCGCAACATCCACCCCAAGGTCGATTACTTCCAGCCCTGCACCTGTCATCATCATAGCGACCAGGTTTTTGCCAATGTCGTGCAAATCGCCTTTTACAGTGCCAATCACAACCTTACCGATTGGCTTTACACCTGTCTCTGTCAGGATTGGTTTTAGTACTTCCAGCGCAGCTTTCATTGCACGTGCTGCAATCAACACCTCTGGCACGTAAATCTCATTGTTTTTGAACTTCTCACCCACAACCGACATTGCCTGGATAAGTGCATCGTTTAAGATTGTCTCAGCAGAGATTCCGGAAGATAAAGCTTCTTTTACCTTTTCAGGTGCAAGTTTTGCGTTTCCTTTTTGAATGAGCTGTGATATTTCGTTCAAAATTTCCATTTTTAAACCGGCCCCCTTTTTAAACATCAGATGTTAATATACTATAACTTCCAAGGCCAAATGGCAAGAGCATATAGCGTGATGTGAAGTTTTCAAAATCAATAAAGCTCTGCGGACGTCTGTACAGCTCCTCAAACACGTCTGCTTTGTGGTTTGCTTCTATGAGGTTAAAAAGTGTGTTTGTCAGGACTATCTCAAGCTCATTTTTGCCCTCATTTACATGCTCTGTTATGTCAGCCAAAAACGGCTGGGAAAAGAGAGTGCATGCTTTCTTGCCGTTTACAAACACTTTGGCAATTGATGCGTTTACGTTATTGAGCTTTATATAAACTCTTTTTGAACTTTCTTTTGTAATCTCAAAAGAGCTTTTTAAGCTCATAGAGCCAACATAAAAAGGATACCCGTCTTTTGTTATATCAAAATGACATGGCTTTTTGGGCTCGGTTAAGATAAACTTTGTCTCATCAACGCAAATCAGAGAAAAGCTTCCTACAAGATAAATGGCTTCTACCTCAGTTGGTCTGTGGTTTTTTGGGTCTTTTACCCTCTCATGGCAGCCTGGGGCTGTAATATTGTTTGACTTTCTGCCACTGAGTACTATTTCATTTTTGCCTTCTTTGACAAAAGAGGTGATATCAATCTTGCTAATGTTCACATCCAAAAAGTTTTGGTCGGGTGAAAAACTTTCGGTTTTTCTTTCAAATTTGACAGGCTGACCGTTCACAAGGATTCTGTCAAGATTCTCTGCACACTCTATTGCCACAAAAAGTTTTGACGGCACTTTTTCAACCTCAAAATAGTATGTGGCTTTGAAAGGTGTTCCTTCCGGGAGATTATAAAAATGCTTGTGCCAAACCTGAGAAACATAACAATCTTCAAAAATTACCTTTCCATCAACTTCATATTTTATTCTGTCAAGTATTAGTGTATTGTAGTTTTTAAGCGCTATGTCAAACTCACAGCTGCCTGTTTTGTATTCAAAACTATTGTCAAATACAACGCCTGAGATTAGATTTTTTGTATTCTGCGAAAGCTCCTTGTCAGACACCAAAAGACACAGGCTTGATGCAGGATACATTGTTGCATCAATCACAGCACAGCCTTTTTCCCTTCTTATTGTTGGAATCTTGAACACACCAAAATCTACAAGGTCTGCTGCGAAAACGTTGTTGTCGGTAGGGATTTTTATTGTGATTTCTGCTTCTCTTTGAAGGTCTGTGTTTGCCAAAAATATTATTCTGTTTCCATCATTTAGCTTTCTGCTCTGAAGTATGATTTTTTTAGCGTTTTGACCTGTCTTTTTATCAATCACTTCAATGTAGTTTGAAACTTCTTCTTTTAAGATGTTCACAAGTTCATTCAAATCGGCAGCACTTATAAATTTCTCTTTTAAAGGAATTTCACACTTTCTGCCGTCTATCATGCAAAGTTCAAATCTTGAGAACAAAAAATCTTTCAATGCAACTACCTTGCCACCGGTATTTACAAAGTCTTCCAAAAGCTTAAGAGTTGTCTTCCTTAAATTTGTAAGAGGCGGCAAGACAACTACTTTGTAGCTATAACTACCAACTTTAATTTTGCCATTTTCAACTTGTGCATACTTTGATAGGATTATCTCATCGCCAAAGTGAAAGTCAATCTTGTTTGCTATGAGATCTTTTACCGTCTTATCAAGCAGAATATCCAGCTTGTCCACGCTGTCATCAAACTTAGAATACTCTGCCCAGGCAGATGATATCGGGTGGAGAACAAGCACATCAACATCTCTTTTGCCAAGCCCTGCTATGTACGAAATTCTTGCAAGATAGTCTGCAAAGAACTTTTCATCTTCCCACCATGGCTGCTGGTAAAAAAGGTTTGGTGGATAGTCTCTTTTTCTCTCACCTCTCATGGAATACAGGCTAAGATGTGGGTTTATATATGTTACGCCAAGCACTGCCTGCCAGTCTGATATCCATTTTCTGTGAAGAAAACTCACATGCTGACCTGTTGTTCCAAAGGTTTCGCACAGTACTCCTTTTTTGTCAAGCTGCTCTGCAACCGATGATACCTGTTTCATTGTAACTACCTGCTCTAAATGTCTTGCAAGCTTATCAACTCCAGGAAGCTGCATATACTCGTAATGGGGCATTGCAGCGCCTATCCATTCAATCTGGCCACGCATTGTATCTTCTGCCATGTAGTGTCCTGTCATCATGATACCATTTTCTTCGCACCACTTTGCATAAGGAATGGTAAAGTTTTCTATGAACATTTCAAGCGCAATATCAAAAAAGTCAAACCTCACCTTGTGGTAATTGCCCACATTGAAGAAGAGCTCCTCAAAATGCTCTTTTATGTCATACCCTTTTTTCTGCAAAAACCTTTCTGGCAGCTTTTCTGTCCATGGCAAAGTAGGGATATCTTTGTAGTGGACTCTTAAATATGTTGGCTCATCGGTGAATATTCCCGGCATTGCATCGCCAAAATACTCTTGGCAATAGCTTTTGTATCTCTCATGTGTGAGGTTTATGAACTCCTGAGTTACCTCTTTTGAAAGAAGGTCAACATAACAGCTTCCGTTGAACCACTTGTCGCCAAGCTTCATTGTGCGCTTTGCAACAATGTACTTTACACCTCCATGCACAAAGCTTGATAAAACCTCATCATCTTGTTCTACATGGTCCTCTTTCAAAAGTACTAAAAACTTGTGCCTGTATGAAGGATTTTTAAAAGCCACAGCACCGCCTGCAAAACCAGACGGCCACTTGTCTTCATCATAAAGCCACGCAAGCATGTTTAGCTTTTTTGCATGCTCTATACATTTTTTGATGAGATTTAGCCACTCTTCAGAAAGATACTCTGTCACAAGCCCAACCCTTGAGTGCATGAAAAAACCACCATAACCTTTTTGGTGCATTTCAGTTATCTGGCGCAAAAGCTCTTCCTCTTTTAAATTGTCATTCCAGCTCCAGAAAGGTGCGCACCTGTAAAAATTATCTGGGTTTTTGAGTTTTTCTAAATCAAGCATTTTTGGTCTCCTTTCTATTTATTTTGAATTCACTTACCTTTTCTCAAATCCAAAACCTTTTGAATTTCCTCAGGGCTCAAAACTTGCGGTGTGCCTATCTGGCTTGATAGAAATAAAATCTTTGCCCAAAACTCAACAATCTCAAGCTTGTAAAATGCCATCTCCAAGTCCTTGTCGTATGTCAAAACGCCATGGTTTGAAAGAAGCACAGCATCGTAGTCTTTTACATAAGGTGCGATTGACTGGGGCACCTCAACTGTTGAAGGTGTCGCAAACGGCGCAACAGGGATATACCCGCCAAAGATGAAGACTGACTCTGCTAAAATTGGCTTGTCAAGAGGCTTTCTTAAAACTGCAAATGTGGTTGCATAAGGTGAGTGTGCATGAACACAGGCACCTATGTCCTCTCTTTCTTGATAAACTTTAAGGTGCATCTTTATCTCAGACGATGGCTTGTAATTTGACTTTTCAAGAATTTTACCTTCCATGTCAATTAAAACCAGCATGTCTTCATTCAAAAAACCTTTCGACACACCCGACGGTGTTGTGATGATCTTATCCTGGTCGACTCTTACAGAGATATTTCCGTCAGGTCCGCTTATATAACCTCTTTCGTACATGATTCTTCCAATCCTGCATATCTGTGATTTGATGCTTCTTATATCCTGCATTTTTTTTCCACCTTTCTTTAAAATGTATTGTCATGATATTGTGTTGTTTTGATTTTTTGTTCTATTTCATTTTACAATTATTTGATTGATTTGAAAATACCCAAATTTGACCTCTTGAAAAGCTTGAAAGTGTCCTCAAAAAAAATCTTGTGCAAACATTTGCATTATAGATAGAAAAGTGATAAAATAAATTTCAATGTTGTATTTCAAAAAATATTTCAGAAGGAGAGTGCACAGTTTGCAGGTTATTCACAATCAAGTTCATGACATTTTTGCTCTGAGCAGAAACAAGTTCTATGTAAGACTGTGGGTGCAAAAAGGGTTGGTTAGAAGCGTCACTTTGATATTCTCAGACAGGTATGATTTGGATGTCCAGAAAGTGAAGATGGACTTTTACATGAA
This window encodes:
- a CDS encoding nucleoside recognition domain-containing protein, which codes for MKNISGYLIVSFLLVIILFAAAKKIDVFKSFVEGVKDGLRISIKIFPNVFALIVAVELFTKTGVLDILQKFLSPVLSFFGIYKEALGLIIIKPFSGSSSFAVLRDIFEKYGVDSDIGIYSSIICASTETLFYVITTYLAATNVKKTRYLIPVAIAVDFLVLIIAAMIVRMSI
- a CDS encoding cobalamin B12-binding domain-containing protein yields the protein MEILNEISQLIQKGNAKLAPEKVKEALSSGISAETILNDALIQAMSVVGEKFKNNEIYVPEVLIAARAMKAALEVLKPILTETGVKPIGKVVIGTVKGDLHDIGKNLVAMMMTGAGLEVIDLGVDVAPEKFCEAVKTHNPQVVAMSALLTTTMPNMKTTIEKLQEQGLRDKVKVIVGGAPVTESFAKSIGADGYAPDAASAAELAKKFVQGVA
- a CDS encoding alpha-L-rhamnosidase → MLDLEKLKNPDNFYRCAPFWSWNDNLKEEELLRQITEMHQKGYGGFFMHSRVGLVTEYLSEEWLNLIKKCIEHAKKLNMLAWLYDEDKWPSGFAGGAVAFKNPSYRHKFLVLLKEDHVEQDDEVLSSFVHGGVKYIVAKRTMKLGDKWFNGSCYVDLLSKEVTQEFINLTHERYKSYCQEYFGDAMPGIFTDEPTYLRVHYKDIPTLPWTEKLPERFLQKKGYDIKEHFEELFFNVGNYHKVRFDFFDIALEMFIENFTIPYAKWCEENGIMMTGHYMAEDTMRGQIEWIGAAMPHYEYMQLPGVDKLARHLEQVVTMKQVSSVAEQLDKKGVLCETFGTTGQHVSFLHRKWISDWQAVLGVTYINPHLSLYSMRGERKRDYPPNLFYQQPWWEDEKFFADYLARISYIAGLGKRDVDVLVLHPISSAWAEYSKFDDSVDKLDILLDKTVKDLIANKIDFHFGDEIILSKYAQVENGKIKVGSYSYKVVVLPPLTNLRKTTLKLLEDFVNTGGKVVALKDFLFSRFELCMIDGRKCEIPLKEKFISAADLNELVNILKEEVSNYIEVIDKKTGQNAKKIILQSRKLNDGNRIIFLANTDLQREAEITIKIPTDNNVFAADLVDFGVFKIPTIRREKGCAVIDATMYPASSLCLLVSDKELSQNTKNLISGVVFDNSFEYKTGSCEFDIALKNYNTLILDRIKYEVDGKVIFEDCYVSQVWHKHFYNLPEGTPFKATYYFEVEKVPSKLFVAIECAENLDRILVNGQPVKFERKTESFSPDQNFLDVNISKIDITSFVKEGKNEIVLSGRKSNNITAPGCHERVKDPKNHRPTEVEAIYLVGSFSLICVDETKFILTEPKKPCHFDITKDGYPFYVGSMSLKSSFEITKESSKRVYIKLNNVNASIAKVFVNGKKACTLFSQPFLADITEHVNEGKNELEIVLTNTLFNLIEANHKADVFEELYRRPQSFIDFENFTSRYMLLPFGLGSYSILTSDV
- a CDS encoding class II aldolase/adducin family protein; amino-acid sequence: MQDIRSIKSQICRIGRIMYERGYISGPDGNISVRVDQDKIITTPSGVSKGFLNEDMLVLIDMEGKILEKSNYKPSSEIKMHLKVYQEREDIGACVHAHSPYATTFAVLRKPLDKPILAESVFIFGGYIPVAPFATPSTVEVPQSIAPYVKDYDAVLLSNHGVLTYDKDLEMAFYKLEIVEFWAKILFLSSQIGTPQVLSPEEIQKVLDLRKGK